GTTGCGGGGTAGCAATCTGCTGGATTTCGCCGCCGTCTAGAACCACGACTCTATCTGCAATTGCCAGCGCCTCGGCGCGATCGTGGGTGACGTGCACCGTGGTTAGGCGTTGTTTTTGTGTCAGGGCTACCAATTCGCGGCGCAAATTATCGCGCAGTGGTTCATCGAGGGCCGAAAGAGCCTCATCCAGCAATAAAACTGTGGGATTAGCGACGATCGCCCGGGCCAAAGCAACGCGCTGGCGCTGCCCGCCAGAAAGGCTGTCCGGTATACGCTCCTCGAATCCCGGCAGGCCCACGAGAGCTAAGGTCTCAGAAATGCGCACTTCGCGCTCTGCCTTAGCTACTTTTGCCTGGCGCAGCGGGTAGCCAACGTTGTCCTTCACAGACATGTGCGGCCAGATCGCGTGCTGTTGGAAGACCATGCCGATGCCGCGTTTCTCCGGCGGAATATCAGTCATCTGCCGGCCATCTATGTAAAGCTCACCTGACGATGGAGAAATAAAACCAGCGATGGTGCGCAAAAGCGTGGTTTTACCGGAGCCTGACGGGCCAACGAGCGCGATGAGTTCTCCGGGTTCGATGGAGAGGCTGATATCGCGCAGGCCGGTGGTTCCATCTGGAAAAGTGACCGTGAGGTGGGAAGCTGCAATTTTCGCCATTATTATGTCCTTACCTTAGGAGCGCGGATAGTCAGTGCGAGGGCAATGATGCCCAGCAGCGCGAAGAGCAGGGCGAGTGCTGATGCCTGGTTATAATCTCCTGCCTGTTGCAGATTGAATACTTGGACACCCAGTGTTGTGGTTCCGGGGGCGACGAGGAGTACGGAAATAGTAAGTTCTCGAATCGCGGTCACCGCGACCAGTACCGCGCCGGAGATGGCCGCCGGAATGGTCATCGCGCCGGTGGTAGTAAATAGCGCCTTAAGCGGTGTGGCGCCAGAAATACGCGCTGCTTCTTCCACGGTGACCGGGGTGCTAATGAGCGGTGCACGCACGGATTGGACAACGAGTGCGGTAAAAGCGCAGACATAGGCGATAAGGATTATCCAAATGGTGTTATACAGCCCGGTATAGCGCCCGGCAATCAGCCAGGCGACGCCGATGATGAGCCCAGGCAGCGCGCTCGGTAGCAGCGCAGAAAGTGTTAAAAGCGTATTTCCCCGCGCCTGGGTCCGAGTCACTAGAATTCCGATGACCCAGCCGAGAATCCCGCAGATTATCGCGGCGGTTATCGACAAAAATGCGGAATTGGTTAGGCCGTCGATAACGCGCGGGKTGGATAAAGCAGCGCTAAAGTTCGCCAGCGAAATGGTTTCAAGAGTAAATGGAACCCCAGGGGCTGGCAGCAACGCGCGGTAGGCCAAACCGAGGATCGGGCCAATGGAAATGGCGAGTCCGCACACCCACATGATGATCGTGACCGGCCAACGCGCTGAATGCAGCGCAAAGCGCGCCGGGCTTCCGGAGTTATGGGTAGAAGACGAGTTTTTCAGGGAGGTGAGATAGTCCAAAATGACGGCGCCGATTCCCAAGAATAAGAGGACAACGCCGATGGTAGAGACCACCTGCAAAGGATTGGATACGGTGCCGGAATCAATGAAGCGGTAAATCATCGTCGCAAGGGTTTCGAACCGAGCAGGTGAGCCGATAATGGCGGGAATCCCAAAGTCAGCCAGATTAGCAATTGCCGTGAGGGKAAAMGCGGACAACAATGCAGGGCGCAGGAGCGGAAGGGKGACCGTGCGCAGAACTGTCACCACGGAAGCGCCCGATACCCGGGCGGCCAGTTCAAAATCAGGGGAGATGGAGCGCAGGCTTGAAGAAATGATGACGTATGCCGTGGGAAAAGAGTGGATAGTCATCAGCGCTATGACCCCGTCTGCGCCGTAGATATTCCATATTTCGAACCCAAAGAGCTTATTTAATCCCTGATTCGGGCCGAAGAGTTGAATCCAGGCGATCGCTCCGATAAATG
This is a stretch of genomic DNA from Corynebacterium accolens. It encodes these proteins:
- a CDS encoding ABC transporter ATP-binding protein yields the protein MAKIAASHLTVTFPDGTTGLRDISLSIEPGELIALVGPSGSGKTTLLRTIAGFISPSSGELYIDGRQMTDIPPEKRGIGMVFQQHAIWPHMSVKDNVGYPLRQAKVAKAEREVRISETLALVGLPGFEERIPDSLSGGQRQRVALARAIVANPTVLLLDEALSALDEPLRDNLRRELVALTQKQRLTTVHVTHDRAEALAIADRVVVLDGGEIQQIATPQQLLENPANPVVAGFISDATIVQASISGDSVECPALGISWPLSEVTVRGEGTKAAILPRHAKIVEEDQPGATVPAVVDSAIFEAGHYSVTASHESGVTFRTTAAHKPALGQSVRIRFSPPLIY
- a CDS encoding ABC transporter permease, translating into MKNPSVSALRVGVWLIAIGLFIAPLALVVSLALGGNQIPVLLEQGLGIATWNSLFTTALSALAAVIIGTVIAIALDRTDIYGSSVLRLFLLSPLLVPPFIGAIAWIQLFGPNQGLNKLFGFEIWNIYGADGVIALMTIHSFPTAYVIISSSLRSISPDFELAARVSGASVVTVLRTVXLPLLRPALLSAFXLTAIANLADFGIPAIIGSPARFETLATMIYRFIDSGTVSNPLQVVSTIGVVLLFLGIGAVILDYLTSLKNSSSTHNSGSPARFALHSARWPVTIIMWVCGLAISIGPILGLAYRALLPAPGVPFTLETISLANFSAALSXPRVIDGLTNSAFLSITAAIICGILGWVIGILVTRTQARGNTLLTLSALLPSALPGLIIGVAWLIAGRYTGLYNTIWIILIAYVCAFTALVVQSVRAPLISTPVTVEEAARISGATPLKALFTTTGAMTIPAAISGAVLVAVTAIRELTISVLLVAPGTTTLGVQVFNLQQAGDYNQASALALLFALLGIIALALTIRAPKVRT